The Desulfosporosinus acidiphilus SJ4 genome has a window encoding:
- a CDS encoding HAD family hydrolase — MKLKGFIFDLDGTLTNTLPVCYIGFRKVLQKFLGREFTDQEITALLGPSEEGVFKKILPDNWEVCLKSYLDEYDKAHTEYAKPFPGIEEVLELLRQRGIKLAIVSGKGPGSMDISLRHSGLGQYFELVLTGSEQGADKPTHINEVLRIWNYSPLEVAYIGDTAYDIIAAKDVGTFSVGAVWANTAQVQKVMNEKPSVCFTDVDSFNNWIKQTT, encoded by the coding sequence ATGAAACTAAAAGGATTCATTTTTGATTTAGACGGTACATTGACCAATACATTGCCCGTTTGCTACATTGGATTTCGCAAGGTCTTGCAAAAGTTTTTGGGCCGTGAGTTTACAGATCAAGAAATTACTGCCCTACTTGGACCCTCGGAGGAAGGAGTATTCAAAAAAATTCTTCCAGATAACTGGGAAGTCTGCCTTAAGAGCTACCTTGATGAATACGATAAAGCACACACCGAGTACGCAAAGCCTTTCCCGGGGATAGAAGAAGTATTGGAATTGCTGAGGCAGCGGGGAATTAAGCTTGCTATCGTTTCCGGCAAAGGCCCTGGTAGTATGGATATTTCTTTAAGGCATTCAGGTCTGGGGCAATATTTTGAGTTAGTGCTTACGGGCTCTGAACAAGGTGCAGATAAGCCAACGCACATTAACGAAGTTCTCAGGATCTGGAATTATTCACCTCTCGAGGTTGCTTACATTGGGGATACAGCTTATGATATTATCGCAGCAAAAGATGTTGGCACGTTCTCTGTCGGAGCTGTCTGGGCTAATACAGCACAGGTCCAAAAGGTGATGAACGAGAAACCGTCTGTCTGTTTCACAGATGTAGACTCATTTAATAATTGGATTAAGCAGACAACTTAG
- a CDS encoding SanA/YdcF family protein: protein MDLLKLKKWLPKLVIIFLIISGLLGCTALSINHYVEGVGSKYILKVNDIPSVDAILVLGAYVAPDGTPSPMLGDRLSEGYELYEQGKAPKLLVSGDHGRKNYDEVNAMKTYLMNKGIPGRNIFMDHAGFSTYESIYRAKDIFEVRKVIIVTQEYHLMRAVFLARAMGLEAYGVASDKHNYGEVMAYYNLREIAARNKDFLWAKVFKPKPTYLGDTIPVFGDGDATNDK, encoded by the coding sequence ATGGATTTATTAAAATTAAAAAAGTGGCTGCCAAAACTAGTCATCATTTTTCTTATTATCTCTGGGCTTTTGGGGTGTACGGCTTTGTCCATTAACCATTATGTTGAAGGAGTAGGCTCAAAGTACATCCTTAAGGTTAACGATATTCCTTCCGTCGATGCTATCCTTGTATTAGGAGCTTATGTCGCTCCAGACGGAACTCCCTCGCCAATGCTGGGTGACAGGCTGAGCGAAGGATATGAACTTTACGAACAAGGGAAAGCACCAAAGCTATTAGTAAGCGGGGATCATGGGCGGAAAAATTATGATGAAGTTAATGCCATGAAAACTTATCTCATGAACAAAGGAATACCCGGACGAAATATATTTATGGACCACGCAGGCTTCAGCACCTATGAAAGCATTTATCGAGCCAAGGATATTTTTGAAGTCCGAAAGGTAATCATCGTAACCCAAGAGTATCATCTCATGCGGGCAGTTTTCTTAGCTCGGGCAATGGGACTGGAAGCTTACGGAGTAGCTTCCGACAAACATAATTATGGAGAAGTCATGGCCTATTATAACCTTAGAGAAATCGCCGCACGGAACAAGGACTTCCTTTGGGCTAAAGTATTTAAACCTAAACCAACTTATTTAGGAGATACTATCCCCGTATTCGGCGACGGCGACGCAACAAACGATAAATAG
- a CDS encoding VOC family protein, whose protein sequence is MKVHKMDHFVLTVEDSERACEFYSGVLGMKVLSFGEGRKALSFGEYKINLHEAVKEFTPNALMPTPGSIDVCLLTETPLDNVIQHLIDHGVPVIEGPVL, encoded by the coding sequence ATGAAAGTTCACAAGATGGATCATTTTGTTTTAACAGTAGAAGATTCAGAGCGCGCTTGCGAATTTTACTCCGGAGTCTTGGGCATGAAAGTTCTTTCGTTCGGTGAAGGACGAAAAGCACTTTCTTTTGGGGAATATAAAATTAACTTGCATGAAGCTGTGAAAGAGTTTACACCAAATGCCTTAATGCCTACGCCTGGTTCAATAGACGTATGCCTTCTAACGGAAACCCCATTAGATAATGTTATTCAGCACTTGATAGATCACGGAGTTCCGGTCATTGAAGGGCCTGTATTATAA
- a CDS encoding MerR family transcriptional regulator codes for MLFTVQEIANLTGSTVKTLHHYHKIGLLQPHEISEAGYRLYGIQELERLQQILFYRELDFPLKDIKKALEDEPSRIECLRKQQELLIARRQRLDCLLKTLEESIVHAKRGEIMDKNVMFQGLNREEWEKALSEQNEYLKETYNHDLMKQEINVEDLNEKAKEAQRFLVSIAEALKNGWAVTEHRLYDLFDEHLNFLNCHGTPMDKTSFKKQTRFFLEDEFHRNMLENMQVGLCYYLCLAAESYAALT; via the coding sequence ATGCTGTTCACGGTACAGGAAATTGCAAATTTGACAGGATCAACAGTGAAAACTCTTCATCATTATCACAAAATAGGTTTGTTGCAACCTCACGAGATCAGTGAGGCCGGCTATCGACTCTATGGAATTCAAGAGTTGGAACGGTTGCAGCAAATTTTGTTTTATCGTGAATTGGATTTTCCCCTCAAAGATATTAAAAAGGCACTGGAGGATGAACCGAGCAGAATCGAGTGTTTAAGAAAACAACAAGAACTGCTTATAGCGCGCAGGCAGCGTCTGGATTGTTTGCTGAAAACGCTTGAAGAATCGATCGTCCACGCAAAGAGAGGAGAAATTATGGATAAAAACGTCATGTTTCAAGGGTTAAACCGTGAAGAATGGGAAAAAGCCCTTTCGGAACAAAATGAATACCTTAAAGAGACGTATAATCATGATCTTATGAAACAAGAAATTAATGTTGAAGATTTAAACGAAAAAGCTAAGGAAGCTCAACGGTTTCTGGTAAGTATTGCTGAGGCTCTTAAGAATGGCTGGGCGGTGACTGAGCATAGATTATATGATTTATTCGATGAACATCTTAACTTTTTAAATTGCCATGGGACCCCTATGGATAAGACTTCTTTTAAAAAACAAACCAGGTTTTTTTTAGAGGATGAATTCCATAGGAATATGTTAGAAAACATGCAGGTAGGACTCTGCTATTATCTTTGCCTTGCTGCCGAATCATATGCTGCCCTAACCTAG